From Vitis vinifera cultivar Pinot Noir 40024 chromosome 14, ASM3070453v1, a single genomic window includes:
- the LOC104881565 gene encoding uncharacterized protein LOC104881565 produces the protein MAETHASLQQIHQPNHPLGSFFAALDPMSLILSQNSDPDRPISLQLTTDCYIMERGPRYRAYAELRESKLRRKNARQEATDHESRLTPPKKQVKFQGNSNAGGRRGSSVLTQSVPDFSAALRKENRKPANPLPAVLEMTPPATKSSKMYSVVAKLGGSKSASAGEKKGGGGGLMARKSYASVEELKGFSSAAANAINGENRGGRTNNRGIGKTVLGYRQY, from the coding sequence ATGGCTGAGACCCACGCCTCTCTGCAACAAATCCATCAACCCAATCACCCTCTTGGGTCTTTCTTCGCCGCCCTTGATCCCATGTCTCTCATCCTCTCCCAGAATTCTGACCCTGATCGCCCCATTTCTCTTCAACTTACCACCGACTGCTACATCATGGAGAGGGGGCCCAGATACAGAGCATACGCAGAGCTGAGAGAATCCAAGCTGAGAAGGAAGAACGCCAGGCAAGAAGCCACGGATCATGAATCCAGACTCACCCCGCCAAAGAAACAGGTCAAATTTCAAGGGAATTCAAACGCCGGCGGCCGCAGAGGGTCCTCTGTTCTTACCCAGTCCGTGCCGGACTTCTCCGCAGCGTTGAGGAAAGAGAATCGGAAGCCAGCGAATCCGTTGCCGGCCGTGCTGGAGATGACGCCTCCTGCAACAAAGAGCTCGAAGATGTACTCGGTTGTGGCGAAATTGGGGGGGAGTAAGTCAGCGAGTGCAGGGGAGAAGAAAGGTGGAGGGGGTGGGCTCATGGCAAGGAAGAGCTATGCAAGCGTCGAGGAATTGAAGGGATTTTCATCCGCTGCGGCCAATGCCATCAATGGTGAAAACAGGGGAGGGAGAACTAATAACAGAGGGATTGGCAAGACTGTCTTGGGGTACAGACAATACTGA
- the LOC100263470 gene encoding uncharacterized protein LOC100263470: MNDTTGKAVSSLAIAEKRPQRPGGCVGIFFKLFDWNRRFAKKKLFSKKLLPAARAKHASKKFGDEKMPMAKHHLIADENTGGFPNVKKSGNRNADTMEQKHEMGAPSLVARLMGLESMPSVQRSKPRTASISEICNDREEKFVNNHSGFDKEDLNLEKGITKHESRPQKLQKTALTERRAVGRFGAEALQFKTILSRSKKHHHHPKLASPAKSPRILSGSRTNTSRLIDAATKILEPSLQATNRAKSAITYSNSILHPVKGEVMKENTTDLSLDPSKQFGYCASASKPLKGQSSCKNCGNFLDVVDVRSSVVEQAPVFASSTAHLASGPFQESDRSNARLPIPSSIKPERIVVLKKIPDQHASLASQANENMQARSEPFRDGKPISGEGKDQWHLASQQCKPQKDVSSPVAFRHSTLTQNQMSISRDRTPPRAKLNDLQSRRIASPVNAVSGAKDYISLNRSLSGHTRPRMAMKVDNNTKFGTDGNTCYRQDDSLSQPRTPVRKRRTMNVGRQVDNASFLNSTSVNQGNVRCNMSTRKGLPKNQTCVKNAVASLRESDGAHVNKEIDVISFTFNSPMRNKTGMLAEMGEKRRDQSDVICNSTSRPRKLILDEDNGKKAFQKSFPLRVDALGAFLGKKLKELASAEEDELSAGGTPTKRCPAMILQELISALTEEKPVSQYDGAVRINQNDNLTYCNKDPSDHVCSNGHMSKKNVTFQAKAKTEGTSFTVSHDGDHQSPGSVLEASFSNESFSSSLDDSSGHKLHPGSIDYSYDQPESSEADTDLLDSATSLSKWRTGSEAVADLVNYISSIVHAINLPGARLGGSKLTHVKEVILNAELLFGNAALANSDGCRSFLGHFLVAELETLTCATWTKSDIFPGFEDNTKGRNQVTGFLFDSVIEYLDTKYCIHADSGYKAWTRLPWLMNGEKLIKLVVEEIRRWADLAGRIPDEIIEWEMSHSLGKWTDFEIEGFETGAEIDSDILQILVDEIVVDLKECSLNSSYI, translated from the exons ATGAACGATACTACAGGAAAAGCGGTCTCCTCTTTAGCTATTGCAGAGAAGCGGCCTCAAAGGCCTGGTGGTTGTGTAGGCATTTTCTTTAAGCTCTTCGACTGGAACCGAAGGTTCGCCAAGAAGAAGCTCTTCTCTAAGAAATTGCTCCCCGCAG CTCGTGCAAAACATGCTTCAAAGAAGTTTGGCGATGAGAAGATGCCCATGGCTAAGCATCATCTG ATTGCTGATGAGAACACTGGCGGGTTCCCGAATGTGAAGAAAAGTGGGAACCGTAATGCAGATACTATGGAGCAAAAGCATGAAATGGGAGCTCCGAGCTTGGTTGCTAGGTTAATGGGTCTTGAATCAATGCCTAGTGTGCAACGAAGTAAGCCCAGGACAGCTTCAATTTCTGAAATTTGTAATGATAGAGAAGAGAAATTTGTGAATAATCATAGTGGGTTTGATAAGGAAGACTTGAATTTGGAGAAAGGAATTACGAAACATGAATCGAGGCCTCAGAAGCTTCAGAAGACAGCTTTAACTGAGAGGCGAGCAGTGGGCAGATTTGGTGCAGAGGCATTGCAATTCAAAACCATCTTGTCACGATCCAAAAAGCATCACCACCACCCAAAGCTTGCTTCTCCTGCAAAGAGTCCAAGGATTTTGTCTGGGAGCCGGACGAATACATCTCGGCTAATTGATGCTGCCACTAAAATTCTGGAACCCAGTTTGCAAGCCACAAATAGAGCCAAATCTGCAATTACTTATTCGAATTCTATCCTACATCCTGTGAAGGGTGAGGTCATGAAGGAGAATACAACAGATCTGTCACTGGATCCGTCAAAACAATTTGGCTATTGTGCCAGTGCGTCCAAGCCTTTGAAGGGACAATCTTCTTGCAAAAATTGTGGTAATTTTCTAGATGTTGTGGATGTAAGATCGAGTGTCGTGGAGCAGGCACCTGTATTTGCTTCATCTACTGCACATTTGGCTAGTGGCCCTTTTCAAGAGTCAGATAGAAGTAATGCAAGACTGCCCATTCCATCATCAATCAAGCCAGAAAGAATTGTGGTTCTCAAGAAAATTCCTGACCAACATGCATCTCTTGCTTCTCAAGCAAATGAAAACATGCAAGCCCGTAGTGAACCATTTAGGGATGGAAAACCTATTTCTGGAGAAGGCAAAGATCAGTGGCATCTGGCCAGCCAACAGTGCAAACCTCAAAAAGATGTGTCATCTCCTGTTGCCTTCAGGCATAGCACTCTAACACAAAATCAAATGTCAATTAGCAGGGACAGAACCCCACCAAGGGCCAAATTAAATGATCTGCAAAGCAGGAGAATTGCATCTCCTGTAAATGCTGTAAGTGGGGCCAAAGACTACATTTCTCTGAACCGAAGTTTGAGTGGCCATACCCGACCAAGAATGGCTATGAAGGTGGATAATAATACCAAGTTTGGCACAGATGGAAATACTTGTTACAGGCAAGATGATTCCTTATCACAACCAAGGACCCCAGTACGGAAGAGGAGGACTATGAACGTTGGTAGGCAAGTAGATAATGCAAGTTTTCTGAATTCTACGTCAGTAAATCAAGGAAATGTGCGATGTAATATGAGCACTAGAAAAGGGTTGCCTAAGAACCAAACCTGTGTCAAGAATGCAGTGGCCAGCCTAAGAGAAAGTGATGGGGCCCATGTCAATAAGGAAATTGATGTTATTAGTTTCACATTTAATTCCCCGATGAGGAACAAAACTGGAATGCTTGCCGAAATGGGAGAGAAAAGAAGGGATCAAAGTGATGTTATCTGTAATAGTACTTCTCGGCCGAGAAAGTTAATATTGGATGAAGATAATGGAAAGAAAGCTTTTCAAAAATCGTTTCCTTTGAGAGTAGATGCTTTAGGTGCCTTTcttggaaaaaaattgaaggaattaGCTTCTGCAGAAGAGGATGAGTTGTCAGCTGGAGGTACTCCAACTAAGAGATGCCCTGCTATGATTCTCCAAGAGTTAATATCTGCTTTAACTGAAGAGAAGCCTGTTTCTCAGTATGATGGAGCAGTTAGAATTAACCAGAATGATAATTTGACCTACTGTAACAAGGATCCGTCTGATCACGTATGCTCAAATGGCCACATGTCAAAGAAGAATGTTACTTTCCAG GCCAAAGCAAAGACAGAAGGGACTTCATTTACAGTTTCACATGATGGTGATCATCAAAGCCCAGGATCTGTTCTTGAGGCATCATTCTCGAATGAAAGTTTCTCTAGCAGTCTGGATGATAGTTCAG GACACAAGCTTCACCCTGGATCCATTGATTATTCCTATGATCAGCCAGAGTCATCAGAAGCTGATACAGATCTTTTGGATTCAGCAACCTCGTTGAGCAAATGGAGGACTGGTAGTGAGGCTGTAGCTGATCTTGTCAACTATATTTCTAGCATAGTACATGCCATCAATCTGCCTGGTGCCAGATTAGGTGGAAGCAAACTCACACATGTGAAGGAGGTTATCTTGAATGCTGAACTGTTGTTTGGGAATGCAGCTCTAGCAAATTCAGATGGATGCAGGAGTTTTCTTGGCCACTTTCTAGTTGCCGAACTGGAAACTCTTACCTGTGCTACATGGACAAAGTCAGATATTTTTCCTGGCTTTGAGGATAACACCAAAGGCCGGAATCAAGTTACAGGGTTCCTCTTTGACAGTGTGATAGAATATTTAGACACAAAATACTGCATCCACGCTGATTCAGGATACAAGGCATGGACTAGACTGCCATGGTTGATGAATGGGGAGAAGTTGATCAAGTTAGTTGTTGAGGAGATTAGGAGATGGGCAGATTTAGCTGGGAGGATTCCCGATGAAATAATTGAGTGGGAGATGAGTCACTCTTTGGGAAAATGGACTGATTTTGAGATCGAGGGGTTTGAAACTGGGGCTGAAATTGACAGTGACATACTCCAGATTTTGGTGGATGAAATCGTGGTAGATCTTAAGGAGTGCAGCCTGAATTCCTCATACATCTAA